The following proteins come from a genomic window of Balearica regulorum gibbericeps isolate bBalReg1 chromosome 9, bBalReg1.pri, whole genome shotgun sequence:
- the U2SURP gene encoding U2 snRNP-associated SURP motif-containing protein isoform X2: MADKAPSGSQKASGKVRVPDAHTTGSVDTHPLMESKLKAFSIGKMSAAKRTLSKKEQEELKKKEDEKAAAEIYEEFLAAFEGSDGNKVKTFVRGGIVNASKEEHETDEKRGKIYKPSSRFSDQKNQPSQPSNEKPPSLLMIETKKPTLPKNKNKQTTLPGPLKKGEKEKKKSNLELFKEELKQIQEERDERHKTKGRLSRFEPPQSDSDGQRRSMDAPSRRNRSSGVLDDYAPGSHDVGDPSTTNLYLGNINPQMNEEMLCQEFGRFGPLASVKIMWPRTDEERARERNCGFVAFMNRRDAERALKNLNGKMIMSFEMKLGWGKAVPIPPHPIYIPPSMMEHTLPPPPSGLPFNAQPRERLKNPNAPMLPPPKNKEDFEKTLSQAIVKVVIPTERNLLALIHRMIEFVVREGPMFEAMIMNREINNPMFRFLFENQTPAHVYYRWKLYSILQGDAPTKWRTEDFRMFKNGSFWRPPPLNPYLHGMSEEQETEAFVEEQNKKGALKEEQRDKLEEILRGLTPRKNDIGDAMVFCLNNAEAAEEIVDCITESLSILKTPLPKKIARLYLVSDVLYNSSAKVANASYYRKFFETKLCQIFSDLNATYRTIQGHLQSENFKQRVMTCFRAWEDWAIYPEPFLIKLQNIFLGLVNIMEDKETEEVPDDLDGAPIEEELDGAPLEDVDGIPIDAAPIDDLDGVPIKSLDDDLDGVPLDTAEDSKKNEPIFKVAPSKWEAVDESELEAQAVTTSKWELFDQHEESEEEEIQNQEEESEDEEDTQSSKSEEQHMYSNPIKEEMPESKSSVKYSEMSEEKRAKLREIELKVMKFQDELESGKRPKKPGQSFQEQVEHYRDKLLQREKEKELERERDRDKKDKEKSDSRSKDKKEKEECTPTRKERKRRHSTSPSPSRSSGSRRAKSPSPKSERSERSERSHKESSRSRSSHKDSPRDVSKKAKRSPSGSRTPKRSRRSRSRSPKKSGKKSRSQSRSPHRSHKKSKKSKH, from the exons GAGGATGAGAAGGCTGCTGCAGAAATTTATGAAGAATTCCTTGCTGCCTTTGAAGGAAGTGATGGGaataaagtgaaaacatttgtaaGAGGAGGAATTGTTAATGCATCTAAAG AGGAGcatgaaacagatgaaaaacgTGGTAAAATCTATAAGCCTTCATCACGATTTTCAGatcaaaaaaatcaaccaaGCCAGCCATCTAATGAGAAGCCTCCATCCCTCTTAATGATAGAAACCAAAAAGCCT ACACtccccaaaaacaaaaacaaacaaacaactttgcCTGGG ccattgaagaaaggagagaaggaaaagaaaaagagtaatttggaactttttaaagaagaattaaagCA AATACAAGAGGAGCGTGATGAAAGACATAAAACAAAAGGTAGACTGAGTCGTTTTGAACCACCTCAGTCGGATTCAGATGGCCAGCGTCGTTCAA TGGATGCTCCTTCAAGAAGAAACAGATCATCTGGTG TACTGGATGATTATGCACCAGGGTCACATGATGTTGGCGATCCAAGCACAACAAATTTGTATCTTGGAAACATTAATCCTCAA ATGAATGAAGAGATGTTATGTCAAGAATTTGGACGCTTTGGACCATTAGCGAGTGTTAAAATTATGTGGCCGAGAACTgatgaagaaagagcaagagaaagaaattgtgGCTTTGTTGCCTTCATGaacaggagagatgctgaaagagcattaaagaatttaaatg GCAAGATGATTATGTCGTTTGAGATGAAGCTAGGCTGGGGCAAAGCTGTACCTATACCACCACATCCAATATACATTCCGCCTTCCATGATGGAGCATACCCTCCCGCCTCCTCCGTCAGGACTGCCTTTTAACGCGCAGCCTAGGGAGAGATTGAAGAATCCTAATGCTCCAATGCTGCCGCCACCAAAAAACAAGGAAGATTTTGAGAAG ACTCTGTCGCAAGCCATAGTCAAAGTGGTTATCCCAACAGAAAG GAATTTGCTCGCTTTGATACATCGAATGATAGAGTTTGTGGTACGGGAAGGGCCTATGTTTGAAGCCATGATCATGAACCGAGAAATCAACAATCCAATGTTCAG gtttttatttgaaaaccaGACTCCAGCCCATGTATATTATAGGTGGAAGCTTTATTCAATTCTTCAG ggaGATGCTCCAACCAAGTGGAGGACAGAAGATTTCCGTATGTTCAAAAATGGATCATTCTGGAGGCCACCACCATTGAATCCATACTTGCATGGGATGTCAGAAGAGCAAGAAACGGAAGCATTTGTGGAGGAACAAAACAAGAAGGGTGCACTTAAGGAAGA ACAGAGGGACAAATTAGAGGAAATTCTGCGTGGATTAACACCTCGGAAGAATGATATTGGTGATGCAATGGTTTTCTGTCTAAATAatgcggaagctgctgaagaaattgTAGACTGCATTACAGAATCACTGTCCATTCTGAAGACTCCTCTTCCTAAGAAG ATTGCAAGATTATATCTAGTGTCGGATGTGCTATACAACTCTTCAGCTAAAGTTGCCAATGCTTCCTACTATAGAAAATT ttttgaaacaaaattatgtcAGATATTCTCTGATCTCAATGCTACTTACCGTACAATACAAGGCCATTTACAGTCTGAAAATTTCAAG CAACGGGTAATGACATGCTTCCGAGCATGGGAAGACTGGGCGATCTATCCAGAACCATTTCTGATCAaactacagaatatttttctgggGCTTGTAAATATCATGGAAGATAAAGAAACAGAG gaaGTACCAGATGATCTTGATGGTGCTCCCATTGAGGAAGAGCTTGATGGTGCTCCACTAGAAGATGTGGATGGAATTCCTATTGATGCTGCTCCTATTGATGATCTGGATGGAGTCCCAATTAAATCGCTGGATGACGATCTTGATGGAGTTCCTT TGGATACAGCTGAAGACTCAAAAAAGAATGAGCCTATATTTAAAGTTGCCCCTTCGAAGTGGGAAGCAGTGGATGAATCGGAACTGGAAGCTCAAG CTGTTACTACTTCTAAGTGGGAGCTTTTTGACCAACATGAAGaatctgaggaggaagaaattcagaa tcaagaagaagaaagtgaagatGAGGAAGACACTCAGAGTTCTAAGTCAGAAGAGCAACACATGTATTCCAATCCTATTAAAGAAGAAATGCCTGAATCCAAATCATCAGtcaaatattcagaaatgaGTGAAGAAAAGCGTGCCAAACTCCGAGAGATAGAG CTTAAGGTGATGAAGTTTCAGGATGAGTTAGAGTCTGGGAAAAGACCCAAGAAACCAGGCCAGAGTTTTCAGGAACAGGTTGAACACTATAGAGACAAGCTGCTCCAGAGG gaaaaagaaaaagagttggAAAGAGAACGGGACAGAGACAAAAAGGACAAGGAGAAATCTGATTCCAGGTCCAAAgataagaaggaaaaggaggaatgtACACCAACAAGAAAAGAGAG GAAAAGACGACACAGTACTTCACCTAGCCCATCTCGCAGCAGTGGCAGTAGACGAGCAAAATCTCCATCACCAAAATCAGAACGCTCAGAGCGCTCTGAACGGTCCCACAAAGAGAGTTCACGTTCTCGATCATCACACAAAGATTCTCCCAGAGATGTCAGCAAAAAAGCCAAAAG GTCACCATCTGGTTCCAGGACACCCAAAAGATCAAGAAGATCACGATCCAGATCCCCTAAAAAGTCAGGGAAAAAATCCAGGTCTCAGTCCCGTTCTCCTCACAGATCTCACAAGaagtcaaagaaaagcaaacactga
- the U2SURP gene encoding U2 snRNP-associated SURP motif-containing protein isoform X9 has product MADKAPSGSQKASGKVRVPDAHTTGSVDTHPLMESKLKAFSIGKMSAAKRTLSKKEQEELKKKEDEKAAAEIYEEFLAAFEGSDGNKVKTFVRGGIVNASKEEHETDEKRGKIYKPSSRFSDQKNQPSQPSNEKPPSLLMIETKKPTLPKNKNKQTTLPGPLKKGEKEKKKSNLELFKEELKQIQEERDERHKTKGRLSRFEPPQSDSDGQRRSMDAPSRRNRSSGVLDDYAPGSHDVGDPSTTNLYLGNINPQMNEEMLCQEFGRFGPLASVKIMWPRTDEERARERNCGFVAFMNRRDAERALKNLNGKMIMSFEMKLGWGKAVPIPPHPIYIPPSMMEHTLPPPPSGLPFNAQPRERLKNPNAPMLPPPKNKEDFEKTLSQAIVKVVIPTERNLLALIHRMIEFVVREGPMFEAMIMNREINNPMFRFLFENQTPAHVYYRWKLYSILQGDAPTKWRTEDFRMFKNGSFWRPPPLNPYLHGMSEEQETEAFVEEQNKKGALKEEQRDKLEEILRGLTPRKNDIGDAMVFCLNNAEAAEEIVDCITESLSILKTPLPKKIARLYLVSDVLYNSSAKVANASYYRKFFETKLCQIFSDLNATYRTIQGHLQSENFKQRVMTCFRAWEDWAIYPEPFLIKLQNIFLGLVNIMEDKETEEVPDDLDGAPIEEELDGAPLEDVDGIPIDAAPIDDLDGVPIKSLDDDLDGVPLDTAEDSKKNEPIFKVAPSKWEAVDESELEAQAVTTSKWELFDQHEESEEEEIQNQEEESEDEEDTQSSKSEEQHMYSNPIKEEMPESKSSVKYSEMSEEKRAKLREIEEKEKELERERDRDKKDKEKSDSRSKDKKEKEECTPTRKERKRRHSTSPSPSRSSGSRRAKSPSPKSERSERSERSHKESSRSRSSHKDSPRDVSKKAKRSPSGSRTPKRSRRSRSRSPKKSGKKSRSQSRSPHRSHKKSKKSKH; this is encoded by the exons GAGGATGAGAAGGCTGCTGCAGAAATTTATGAAGAATTCCTTGCTGCCTTTGAAGGAAGTGATGGGaataaagtgaaaacatttgtaaGAGGAGGAATTGTTAATGCATCTAAAG AGGAGcatgaaacagatgaaaaacgTGGTAAAATCTATAAGCCTTCATCACGATTTTCAGatcaaaaaaatcaaccaaGCCAGCCATCTAATGAGAAGCCTCCATCCCTCTTAATGATAGAAACCAAAAAGCCT ACACtccccaaaaacaaaaacaaacaaacaactttgcCTGGG ccattgaagaaaggagagaaggaaaagaaaaagagtaatttggaactttttaaagaagaattaaagCA AATACAAGAGGAGCGTGATGAAAGACATAAAACAAAAGGTAGACTGAGTCGTTTTGAACCACCTCAGTCGGATTCAGATGGCCAGCGTCGTTCAA TGGATGCTCCTTCAAGAAGAAACAGATCATCTGGTG TACTGGATGATTATGCACCAGGGTCACATGATGTTGGCGATCCAAGCACAACAAATTTGTATCTTGGAAACATTAATCCTCAA ATGAATGAAGAGATGTTATGTCAAGAATTTGGACGCTTTGGACCATTAGCGAGTGTTAAAATTATGTGGCCGAGAACTgatgaagaaagagcaagagaaagaaattgtgGCTTTGTTGCCTTCATGaacaggagagatgctgaaagagcattaaagaatttaaatg GCAAGATGATTATGTCGTTTGAGATGAAGCTAGGCTGGGGCAAAGCTGTACCTATACCACCACATCCAATATACATTCCGCCTTCCATGATGGAGCATACCCTCCCGCCTCCTCCGTCAGGACTGCCTTTTAACGCGCAGCCTAGGGAGAGATTGAAGAATCCTAATGCTCCAATGCTGCCGCCACCAAAAAACAAGGAAGATTTTGAGAAG ACTCTGTCGCAAGCCATAGTCAAAGTGGTTATCCCAACAGAAAG GAATTTGCTCGCTTTGATACATCGAATGATAGAGTTTGTGGTACGGGAAGGGCCTATGTTTGAAGCCATGATCATGAACCGAGAAATCAACAATCCAATGTTCAG gtttttatttgaaaaccaGACTCCAGCCCATGTATATTATAGGTGGAAGCTTTATTCAATTCTTCAG ggaGATGCTCCAACCAAGTGGAGGACAGAAGATTTCCGTATGTTCAAAAATGGATCATTCTGGAGGCCACCACCATTGAATCCATACTTGCATGGGATGTCAGAAGAGCAAGAAACGGAAGCATTTGTGGAGGAACAAAACAAGAAGGGTGCACTTAAGGAAGA ACAGAGGGACAAATTAGAGGAAATTCTGCGTGGATTAACACCTCGGAAGAATGATATTGGTGATGCAATGGTTTTCTGTCTAAATAatgcggaagctgctgaagaaattgTAGACTGCATTACAGAATCACTGTCCATTCTGAAGACTCCTCTTCCTAAGAAG ATTGCAAGATTATATCTAGTGTCGGATGTGCTATACAACTCTTCAGCTAAAGTTGCCAATGCTTCCTACTATAGAAAATT ttttgaaacaaaattatgtcAGATATTCTCTGATCTCAATGCTACTTACCGTACAATACAAGGCCATTTACAGTCTGAAAATTTCAAG CAACGGGTAATGACATGCTTCCGAGCATGGGAAGACTGGGCGATCTATCCAGAACCATTTCTGATCAaactacagaatatttttctgggGCTTGTAAATATCATGGAAGATAAAGAAACAGAG gaaGTACCAGATGATCTTGATGGTGCTCCCATTGAGGAAGAGCTTGATGGTGCTCCACTAGAAGATGTGGATGGAATTCCTATTGATGCTGCTCCTATTGATGATCTGGATGGAGTCCCAATTAAATCGCTGGATGACGATCTTGATGGAGTTCCTT TGGATACAGCTGAAGACTCAAAAAAGAATGAGCCTATATTTAAAGTTGCCCCTTCGAAGTGGGAAGCAGTGGATGAATCGGAACTGGAAGCTCAAG CTGTTACTACTTCTAAGTGGGAGCTTTTTGACCAACATGAAGaatctgaggaggaagaaattcagaa tcaagaagaagaaagtgaagatGAGGAAGACACTCAGAGTTCTAAGTCAGAAGAGCAACACATGTATTCCAATCCTATTAAAGAAGAAATGCCTGAATCCAAATCATCAGtcaaatattcagaaatgaGTGAAGAAAAGCGTGCCAAACTCCGAGAGATAGAG gaaaaagaaaaagagttggAAAGAGAACGGGACAGAGACAAAAAGGACAAGGAGAAATCTGATTCCAGGTCCAAAgataagaaggaaaaggaggaatgtACACCAACAAGAAAAGAGAG GAAAAGACGACACAGTACTTCACCTAGCCCATCTCGCAGCAGTGGCAGTAGACGAGCAAAATCTCCATCACCAAAATCAGAACGCTCAGAGCGCTCTGAACGGTCCCACAAAGAGAGTTCACGTTCTCGATCATCACACAAAGATTCTCCCAGAGATGTCAGCAAAAAAGCCAAAAG GTCACCATCTGGTTCCAGGACACCCAAAAGATCAAGAAGATCACGATCCAGATCCCCTAAAAAGTCAGGGAAAAAATCCAGGTCTCAGTCCCGTTCTCCTCACAGATCTCACAAGaagtcaaagaaaagcaaacactga
- the U2SURP gene encoding U2 snRNP-associated SURP motif-containing protein isoform X3, whose product MADKAPSGSQKASGKVRVPDAHTTGSVDTHPLMESKLKAFSIGKMSAAKRTLSKKEQEELKKKEDEKAAAEIYEEFLAAFEGSDGNKVKTFVRGGIVNASKEEHETDEKRGKIYKPSSRFSDQKNQPSQPSNEKPPSLLMIETKKPTLPKNKNKQTTLPGPLKKGEKEKKKSNLELFKEELKQIQEERDERHKTKGRLSRFEPPQSDSDGQRRSMDAPSRRNRSSVLDDYAPGSHDVGDPSTTNLYLGNINPQMNEEMLCQEFGRFGPLASVKIMWPRTDEERARERNCGFVAFMNRRDAERALKNLNGKMIMSFEMKLGWGKAVPIPPHPIYIPPSMMEHTLPPPPSGLPFNAQPRERLKNPNAPMLPPPKNKEDFEKTLSQAIVKVVIPTERNLLALIHRMIEFVVREGPMFEAMIMNREINNPMFRFLFENQTPAHVYYRWKLYSILQANAPTKWRTEDFRMFKNGSFWRPPPLNPYLHGMSEEQETEAFVEEQNKKGALKEEQRDKLEEILRGLTPRKNDIGDAMVFCLNNAEAAEEIVDCITESLSILKTPLPKKIARLYLVSDVLYNSSAKVANASYYRKFFETKLCQIFSDLNATYRTIQGHLQSENFKQRVMTCFRAWEDWAIYPEPFLIKLQNIFLGLVNIMEDKETEEVPDDLDGAPIEEELDGAPLEDVDGIPIDAAPIDDLDGVPIKSLDDDLDGVPLDTAEDSKKNEPIFKVAPSKWEAVDESELEAQAVTTSKWELFDQHEESEEEEIQNQEEESEDEEDTQSSKSEEQHMYSNPIKEEMPESKSSVKYSEMSEEKRAKLREIELKVMKFQDELESGKRPKKPGQSFQEQVEHYRDKLLQREKEKELERERDRDKKDKEKSDSRSKDKKEKEECTPTRKERKRRHSTSPSPSRSSGSRRAKSPSPKSERSERSERSHKESSRSRSSHKDSPRDVSKKAKRSPSGSRTPKRSRRSRSRSPKKSGKKSRSQSRSPHRSHKKSKKSKH is encoded by the exons GAGGATGAGAAGGCTGCTGCAGAAATTTATGAAGAATTCCTTGCTGCCTTTGAAGGAAGTGATGGGaataaagtgaaaacatttgtaaGAGGAGGAATTGTTAATGCATCTAAAG AGGAGcatgaaacagatgaaaaacgTGGTAAAATCTATAAGCCTTCATCACGATTTTCAGatcaaaaaaatcaaccaaGCCAGCCATCTAATGAGAAGCCTCCATCCCTCTTAATGATAGAAACCAAAAAGCCT ACACtccccaaaaacaaaaacaaacaaacaactttgcCTGGG ccattgaagaaaggagagaaggaaaagaaaaagagtaatttggaactttttaaagaagaattaaagCA AATACAAGAGGAGCGTGATGAAAGACATAAAACAAAAGGTAGACTGAGTCGTTTTGAACCACCTCAGTCGGATTCAGATGGCCAGCGTCGTTCAA TGGATGCTCCTTCAAGAAGAAACAGATCATCTG TACTGGATGATTATGCACCAGGGTCACATGATGTTGGCGATCCAAGCACAACAAATTTGTATCTTGGAAACATTAATCCTCAA ATGAATGAAGAGATGTTATGTCAAGAATTTGGACGCTTTGGACCATTAGCGAGTGTTAAAATTATGTGGCCGAGAACTgatgaagaaagagcaagagaaagaaattgtgGCTTTGTTGCCTTCATGaacaggagagatgctgaaagagcattaaagaatttaaatg GCAAGATGATTATGTCGTTTGAGATGAAGCTAGGCTGGGGCAAAGCTGTACCTATACCACCACATCCAATATACATTCCGCCTTCCATGATGGAGCATACCCTCCCGCCTCCTCCGTCAGGACTGCCTTTTAACGCGCAGCCTAGGGAGAGATTGAAGAATCCTAATGCTCCAATGCTGCCGCCACCAAAAAACAAGGAAGATTTTGAGAAG ACTCTGTCGCAAGCCATAGTCAAAGTGGTTATCCCAACAGAAAG GAATTTGCTCGCTTTGATACATCGAATGATAGAGTTTGTGGTACGGGAAGGGCCTATGTTTGAAGCCATGATCATGAACCGAGAAATCAACAATCCAATGTTCAG gtttttatttgaaaaccaGACTCCAGCCCATGTATATTATAGGTGGAAGCTTTATTCAATTCTTCAGGCAA ATGCTCCAACCAAGTGGAGGACAGAAGATTTCCGTATGTTCAAAAATGGATCATTCTGGAGGCCACCACCATTGAATCCATACTTGCATGGGATGTCAGAAGAGCAAGAAACGGAAGCATTTGTGGAGGAACAAAACAAGAAGGGTGCACTTAAGGAAGA ACAGAGGGACAAATTAGAGGAAATTCTGCGTGGATTAACACCTCGGAAGAATGATATTGGTGATGCAATGGTTTTCTGTCTAAATAatgcggaagctgctgaagaaattgTAGACTGCATTACAGAATCACTGTCCATTCTGAAGACTCCTCTTCCTAAGAAG ATTGCAAGATTATATCTAGTGTCGGATGTGCTATACAACTCTTCAGCTAAAGTTGCCAATGCTTCCTACTATAGAAAATT ttttgaaacaaaattatgtcAGATATTCTCTGATCTCAATGCTACTTACCGTACAATACAAGGCCATTTACAGTCTGAAAATTTCAAG CAACGGGTAATGACATGCTTCCGAGCATGGGAAGACTGGGCGATCTATCCAGAACCATTTCTGATCAaactacagaatatttttctgggGCTTGTAAATATCATGGAAGATAAAGAAACAGAG gaaGTACCAGATGATCTTGATGGTGCTCCCATTGAGGAAGAGCTTGATGGTGCTCCACTAGAAGATGTGGATGGAATTCCTATTGATGCTGCTCCTATTGATGATCTGGATGGAGTCCCAATTAAATCGCTGGATGACGATCTTGATGGAGTTCCTT TGGATACAGCTGAAGACTCAAAAAAGAATGAGCCTATATTTAAAGTTGCCCCTTCGAAGTGGGAAGCAGTGGATGAATCGGAACTGGAAGCTCAAG CTGTTACTACTTCTAAGTGGGAGCTTTTTGACCAACATGAAGaatctgaggaggaagaaattcagaa tcaagaagaagaaagtgaagatGAGGAAGACACTCAGAGTTCTAAGTCAGAAGAGCAACACATGTATTCCAATCCTATTAAAGAAGAAATGCCTGAATCCAAATCATCAGtcaaatattcagaaatgaGTGAAGAAAAGCGTGCCAAACTCCGAGAGATAGAG CTTAAGGTGATGAAGTTTCAGGATGAGTTAGAGTCTGGGAAAAGACCCAAGAAACCAGGCCAGAGTTTTCAGGAACAGGTTGAACACTATAGAGACAAGCTGCTCCAGAGG gaaaaagaaaaagagttggAAAGAGAACGGGACAGAGACAAAAAGGACAAGGAGAAATCTGATTCCAGGTCCAAAgataagaaggaaaaggaggaatgtACACCAACAAGAAAAGAGAG GAAAAGACGACACAGTACTTCACCTAGCCCATCTCGCAGCAGTGGCAGTAGACGAGCAAAATCTCCATCACCAAAATCAGAACGCTCAGAGCGCTCTGAACGGTCCCACAAAGAGAGTTCACGTTCTCGATCATCACACAAAGATTCTCCCAGAGATGTCAGCAAAAAAGCCAAAAG GTCACCATCTGGTTCCAGGACACCCAAAAGATCAAGAAGATCACGATCCAGATCCCCTAAAAAGTCAGGGAAAAAATCCAGGTCTCAGTCCCGTTCTCCTCACAGATCTCACAAGaagtcaaagaaaagcaaacactga
- the U2SURP gene encoding U2 snRNP-associated SURP motif-containing protein isoform X10: protein MLQCCRHQKTRKILRRNLLALIHRMIEFVVREGPMFEAMIMNREINNPMFRFLFENQTPAHVYYRWKLYSILQGDAPTKWRTEDFRMFKNGSFWRPPPLNPYLHGMSEEQETEAFVEEQNKKGALKEEQRDKLEEILRGLTPRKNDIGDAMVFCLNNAEAAEEIVDCITESLSILKTPLPKKIARLYLVSDVLYNSSAKVANASYYRKFFETKLCQIFSDLNATYRTIQGHLQSENFKQRVMTCFRAWEDWAIYPEPFLIKLQNIFLGLVNIMEDKETEEVPDDLDGAPIEEELDGAPLEDVDGIPIDAAPIDDLDGVPIKSLDDDLDGVPLDTAEDSKKNEPIFKVAPSKWEAVDESELEAQAVTTSKWELFDQHEESEEEEIQNQEEESEDEEDTQSSKSEEQHMYSNPIKEEMPESKSSVKYSEMSEEKRAKLREIELKVMKFQDELESGKRPKKPGQSFQEQVEHYRDKLLQREKEKELERERDRDKKDKEKSDSRSKDKKEKEECTPTRKERKRRHSTSPSPSRSSGSRRAKSPSPKSERSERSERSHKESSRSRSSHKDSPRDVSKKAKRSPSGSRTPKRSRRSRSRSPKKSGKKSRSQSRSPHRSHKKSKKSKH from the exons ATGCTCCAATGCTGCCGCCACCAAAAAACAAGGAAGATTTTGAGAAG GAATTTGCTCGCTTTGATACATCGAATGATAGAGTTTGTGGTACGGGAAGGGCCTATGTTTGAAGCCATGATCATGAACCGAGAAATCAACAATCCAATGTTCAG gtttttatttgaaaaccaGACTCCAGCCCATGTATATTATAGGTGGAAGCTTTATTCAATTCTTCAG ggaGATGCTCCAACCAAGTGGAGGACAGAAGATTTCCGTATGTTCAAAAATGGATCATTCTGGAGGCCACCACCATTGAATCCATACTTGCATGGGATGTCAGAAGAGCAAGAAACGGAAGCATTTGTGGAGGAACAAAACAAGAAGGGTGCACTTAAGGAAGA ACAGAGGGACAAATTAGAGGAAATTCTGCGTGGATTAACACCTCGGAAGAATGATATTGGTGATGCAATGGTTTTCTGTCTAAATAatgcggaagctgctgaagaaattgTAGACTGCATTACAGAATCACTGTCCATTCTGAAGACTCCTCTTCCTAAGAAG ATTGCAAGATTATATCTAGTGTCGGATGTGCTATACAACTCTTCAGCTAAAGTTGCCAATGCTTCCTACTATAGAAAATT ttttgaaacaaaattatgtcAGATATTCTCTGATCTCAATGCTACTTACCGTACAATACAAGGCCATTTACAGTCTGAAAATTTCAAG CAACGGGTAATGACATGCTTCCGAGCATGGGAAGACTGGGCGATCTATCCAGAACCATTTCTGATCAaactacagaatatttttctgggGCTTGTAAATATCATGGAAGATAAAGAAACAGAG gaaGTACCAGATGATCTTGATGGTGCTCCCATTGAGGAAGAGCTTGATGGTGCTCCACTAGAAGATGTGGATGGAATTCCTATTGATGCTGCTCCTATTGATGATCTGGATGGAGTCCCAATTAAATCGCTGGATGACGATCTTGATGGAGTTCCTT TGGATACAGCTGAAGACTCAAAAAAGAATGAGCCTATATTTAAAGTTGCCCCTTCGAAGTGGGAAGCAGTGGATGAATCGGAACTGGAAGCTCAAG CTGTTACTACTTCTAAGTGGGAGCTTTTTGACCAACATGAAGaatctgaggaggaagaaattcagaa tcaagaagaagaaagtgaagatGAGGAAGACACTCAGAGTTCTAAGTCAGAAGAGCAACACATGTATTCCAATCCTATTAAAGAAGAAATGCCTGAATCCAAATCATCAGtcaaatattcagaaatgaGTGAAGAAAAGCGTGCCAAACTCCGAGAGATAGAG CTTAAGGTGATGAAGTTTCAGGATGAGTTAGAGTCTGGGAAAAGACCCAAGAAACCAGGCCAGAGTTTTCAGGAACAGGTTGAACACTATAGAGACAAGCTGCTCCAGAGG gaaaaagaaaaagagttggAAAGAGAACGGGACAGAGACAAAAAGGACAAGGAGAAATCTGATTCCAGGTCCAAAgataagaaggaaaaggaggaatgtACACCAACAAGAAAAGAGAG GAAAAGACGACACAGTACTTCACCTAGCCCATCTCGCAGCAGTGGCAGTAGACGAGCAAAATCTCCATCACCAAAATCAGAACGCTCAGAGCGCTCTGAACGGTCCCACAAAGAGAGTTCACGTTCTCGATCATCACACAAAGATTCTCCCAGAGATGTCAGCAAAAAAGCCAAAAG GTCACCATCTGGTTCCAGGACACCCAAAAGATCAAGAAGATCACGATCCAGATCCCCTAAAAAGTCAGGGAAAAAATCCAGGTCTCAGTCCCGTTCTCCTCACAGATCTCACAAGaagtcaaagaaaagcaaacactga